The Balaenoptera acutorostrata chromosome 10, mBalAcu1.1, whole genome shotgun sequence genome has a window encoding:
- the LOC102998802 gene encoding trem-like transcript 2 protein → MAPTFLLLLLLWPQGPVAGAPVESVYSKVRHFEGETLSVQCSYKSRKNHIEGKVWCKIRRKKCETVFTRVGVQGPRYLLQDDTQAKVVSITMAALRRQDSGRYWCMRNSSGILYPLMGFLLEVSPASTTKRNTPLTKLPTILQSGTVVTAGPALTSGPDAPFTTSTTVFTPGLLTLPRLLPFPASGSIRLTSVTGYGFTGASPSTTGPRRTMGSQTVTASPSNAAASAAGPASTPTKAGHLCTTGSPTMGMCPTGRSLLNQLSPSRHQDFYPAVLVGVLALLPVPVMLIVVYGFWKKRHMGSYSMCRDPARSWRDPSTRPEPPWKPAWSEAT, encoded by the exons ATGGCTCCCaccttcctgctgctgctgctgctctggcCCCAGGGCCCTGTCGCAG GTGCCCCTGTCGAGAGCGTGTACTCCAAAGTGCGGCACTTTGAAGGGGAGACTCTCTCTGTGCAGTGCTCCTACAAGAGCCGCAAAAACCACATAGAGGGTAAGGTTTGGTGCAAAATCAGGAGGAAGAAGTGCGAGACTGTGTTCACCCGTGTTGGGGTGCAGGGGCCACGCTATTTGCTGCAGGACGATACCCAGGCCAAGGTGGTCAGTATCACCATGGCGGCCCTGAGGCGCCAGGACTCGGGCCGGTACTGGTGCATGCGCAACAGCTCTGGCATCCTCTACCCTCTGATGGGCTTCCTGCTGGAAGTGTCTCCAG CCTCCACGACCAAGAGAAACACTCCTCTTACGAAGCTGCCCACCATCCTCCAGAGTGGAACTGTCGTCACAGCAGGCCCAGCCCTCACCTCAGGCCCTGATGCCCCTTTCACCACAAGCACGACGGTGTTCACACCTGGACTCCTCACCTTGCCTAGACTCTTGCCCTTCCCTGCCTCAGGGAGCATCAGACTGACCTCTGTGACAGGCTACGGCTTCACTGGCGCCAGCCCCTCCACCACGGGGCCCAGGAGGACCATGGGGTCCCAGACAGTGACTGCGTCTCCCAGCAATGCCGCAGCCTCCGCTGCTGGCCCAGCCTCCACCCCCACTAAGGCTGGGCACCTGTGCACCACGGGATCGCCCACCATGGGAATGTGCCCCACTGGCAGGTCTCTCCTCAACCAATTATCCCCCAGCAG GCACCAGGACTTCTATCCTGCTGTGCTCGTGGGGGTGCTGGCCTTGCTCCCAGTGCCTGTGATGCTGATCGTGGTCTATGGGTTCTGGAAGAAGAGGCACATGGGAA GCTACAGCATGTGCCGTGATCCTGCCAGATCCTGGAGGGACCCATCCACAAGACCGGAGCCTCCGTGGAAGCCTGCTTGGTCTGAAGCCACTTAA